The Epinephelus lanceolatus isolate andai-2023 chromosome 10, ASM4190304v1, whole genome shotgun sequence genomic sequence tgtttgcttgcatggaccccaggaagagtagtTGCTACCTTGGTCGTGACTAATGGGGATCcatataaatgaatgaatgagcttTGTCCCCTCTACCTTAAGTGACCTGTCGCCACTGTACACATAAATAGATGTGTACAGTGTCTTCTGTTGTCATTGTAACAATTCTGCATTGATTTTGCAAAGGATGAAGATGGAGGATGCACAGATAGGTGACATATCAGAGGAAAAACCTGAATTAAAGAATGGATAACCTTAATGAATGCAAAGGCTTCACCAAGTATGAAAATTATGGGAATCATGCACTGTGGCCCTCACActcaccaggggtctcatttatacaCAGTATGAGGATTCATATCAAAAATGTATGTACAGACAAAAGCCTAAAATGAcatgcaccaaaaaatattagacaatttctacaatcaggctttcacctcaccatctgtgttgccaatttcctgtctccaaaatgtttctaagcatgggtcaaagtttctacaatcaagtttgtttttatagatcacaacttttgcatgggaAGTGGTGTACGCCTCTtccaggccttgttttgtgcgtacccaatgtttataaatgagacacCAGATCTCAACAGCTGTGTAAGACAGCACTCTAAACCAACCTGTGGCCCCAGAGCCACATGTAGCCCTcttcagtggctccctgtggcctTGACAAAAATTATATgtaaatgaatgtatttttttaatttccatttATCAGTGTTTATCGCACCcaaagtgatttttttcattctccAGCTGTTAAAATGTGTAGCCCATACACCGactaaaaaaaactcaacattcaTCAACCTAAATGTGCATCATATGTCTCTGGCACGGTGTCTTTTCCTATCAATTTGGCCAAACCTCAGTAGCATAGGCTCATTTTGAGTCTCCCTGTCCAGATGAGGTATGGATTCCAAATCccaaaaagtaaaagtctcaAAGGAAAATAGAGTTTAATCGTacatggacagatttgtttactTTAAGGTACCAAATAGTCagaaatagcccactgcagagtcacCACCTTGTGGACTATTctagacttaataggctataACCTTCATcttaaggctcaaatatgtttcaCAGCtctggacagatttttttttatgccaaaaaatggctcttttgatagtaaaggttgctgctGACCCCTGCTATAAAGCATCATCAAACACCAAATAGGGGGACATATTTTGGTAAACTGATGTTCTTCCCACCAGCAGAGTTTCAAAGACACTTAGTTGGTTTTTCCTTTGAACTGTCACTTATGTGcattaaagtgaaaaatacattcTCCTCTCCAGCATGAATCTACATTAATTTTAGTGCTCATAAATGCTTCCACCCTCTTTAAGATAGTCATAAATCAAATAAAGTGCTCAGCCTGTTTAATGTCACATTACTCTCGAGGATGGTCACACtgaacactgatttttttttttccttcctcagATGATCATGTGGTCAGTTGTGTCACACAAGACAGTGTGGGCAGCGTGGACAGCAACCATCCTATAACTCCACTGAACGTTTCAGTTTCTTTCATCGAATCCAGCCACACCAATGGAAGTGCTGGATATTGCACCAACTTCCACAGGACCCACTCAGAGCCACAGGAGGACGAGTGGGTGCCATAATCaagtaaatgttttttgtaaCGGGACACTGATGGAGCTGTCCCTCTGCAGCTTGGAGATGCCGTGACTACTTTTTAGACATTTAACTGGACCTATTTATACCAAAAAACAAGAGAGTagggtttctttttttatatttctttttttaagagtCAAAGGTGGCTGGCAGTTTGCTGCCCCCTGCAGGACTTTAATGAGAAGTTCAGCACAAGTGGTATTTCTGATATGTGCTTACAATGAAACACTGGTGCAGCTCTGTACTTGCTTTCCCTTTGATGTGAATTAGTCTTCGGAGCTTCACGAGTGAAACCAGTGCTGTCCGTGGTTTTTAGCTACAGCTTAGTGGTGTCTATGAAAGAATAAgatgtttctgtattttttttatttcaatcaaatcccatgaaaaggccaaaaccaaaaatgaatGTGTCCTTCCAACAAATGTGTATTCAAAGCCAGATGTAGCTTATTATTTGTGTAATGGTGCTCCATTGATGTCATCACCAAGAGCATAGGCAATGAAGcttgtcctgctgctgctgtatgttGATTAATCCACAGCAGAAAGTAGCACCCAACAAATACTCTGTTTACTCCTGTTTAAGAAACATCTGTGAAGACTACAATATAGTACATCTGTGGCTTTTTTAATGTACACATTTATAAGAACAAATGGGCTCCCTGTCCTACTTCACAAAAACCTGCCTGAGAATATGTCACTTTGTATTTAATGCTCAAGGTTAAACTTGGTAATTGctcccaggacaaatgactctgcagttgtCACAGGTAATTATCAGCTCTAGCTCGAATTGGCTTTGATCTGCAGTCATAGACATATGACACCCAGGTGGGAAAGCTCATTTTCACCCCTTTTCCAGCACGATACAATGACacgccaccacaaaatacttaCCAAGCAGCACTCAAGCATTGTTTTAAAATAGTTGGCACAGAGTTTGAAAGAGACACTTATAAGTAATAGATAAAATAAACTTTTCCTACACATTTTCTAAAACAGAAACGAGATAATTGCTTTTCAAAACCCTCCACATCACCTCTTATTACGGTGGGGAAAGGGTAGGACTGCATAGGGAGGTCAGAATTTGAGAGACGGATGAACCCATtgttggtcttttcatgggatttgctGATATTAAGAAAAATATGAGAGATTTCCTAGCGCTTATTCTTTAATGTAAATGATGTCTTTTGTAATTataatttaaaggaaaactaatttaacttatttttttccaacCCCACTGACTCATGTTGAGAATTGTGCATGAGAACTGGTTTAAACCAAGAAATGTCTTCTTGTAAAAGTACATTGTAATGAGCAATGATTTTCAgtatttataaaactgtgtactgtcttttaaaatatgctgacacacacacacacacacacacacacacacacaagttggATAATGATGTGATGAATTAAAGATGCAGCAGTGATGTCCGACGGTGGAATGTTTGTTTATAAGCATGGTCAAGATAGATGGTGCAATATGAAGAAGTATGTAGGGAATGTTTACACAAGTcattctgttctcttctcagttAGTACCACCACACAGGAACAATTAAGATATACATGtccagtagtttttttttttacagatactTAGTCTTATtgcagtatttcaaaataatgttgATTATAATTAAAAGAAACTATAAACATTAATCAAATCTTGAACCAAGTCCTTAACTATATTCTACTAAGAATAATTCACTTAAAGACATTTTCAGTTGCTTCAATTAGCCTTCTTGAAGACTTGCTTGGCCACGATGCCTTGAACTCTCATCTcctgcagagaggaagagaaggaggggagGTGTAAATGAAATGTGAGAATCAATACGACAGTTTGGCACATCAAAGCAGAGTTAAATGAGTGATACACAAACCTGGGACTGGAtccaaaatacatttccatCCCCACCCCCTCCCAACATCCTTTGACCTCGCCTCCCACTCTTTCACCAGCTCCTCCTTTCACCCCGctcccccttcctcctccagctcccccTCGTTCACTCACTCTTCATTATCCTCTCGCTGCtcccttctcctgctttgtgtaACCTTTAAAATCCACCATTTTAGAGCCTGATCCTCGCTGGCATTTCTTTCTCAATTCTCTCCTGAATTTGGACGTCAACAACGCACTGCTTTGTCCCAACTGCAACCGAAGTATGAGAAATCCTGCGAGAGCTAATTAGCAGAACAATGCTGCTTGTTTTAAATCTTAATAAGCGCTGACAGATTATCGACAAGCTTAAACTCTTTTACAACCAAAATTAGAAAAACCAGTGCTCTCCCTCAGTGCTGAGCATTGATGGATTACTGGCACAGGCTGAGGGGCCCCTCTGGCCTTTACCTGCAAAATGTagctcaaattaacacataccgACCAGAGAAAaactcaaagtgaccacaaagagatgcaaaggaacaacAAGAGGcgcacaataacaacaaaaacaggcaaaacaaccacaaggagaaaCAAAATAACTACATAGATGCAAAGGAAatgcaaagagacagaaattaaCTACAAAAGCaggcaaaacagcaacaaagagaaataaaaatgactacttaaacaggcaaaacaaccccaaagatgcacaaaataactacacagatgcaaaggaactgcaaagagacagaaaataattaCAGAAATAGGCAGAACAAgcctaaagagacacaaaatacttacaaagagatgcaaggaACTGCGAGGAGACCAAAAATAACTGTAAAAGCAGGCAAAACAACCCCAAAGAcgcacaaaataactacaaagtgatgcaaggaactgcaaagagaaagaaaataactatgaaaacagataaaacaaccacaaagagacactaaacaaTTACGTCGGTGCAAAGGAATTGCAAAGAGACggaaaataactacaaaaacaggcaaaacaattacaaagatgcacaaaataactacaaagagatgcaaggaACTGCAAAGATGCAGAAAATAACTACttaaacaggcaaaacaaccacaaagaggcacaataTGACCACACAGTTGCACAGGAACTGCaaagaagacagaaaaataactactaaaacaggcaaaacaaccacatagaggcacaaaataactgcatagatgcaaaggaactgcaaagagacaaaaaaacaaaaaacaggcaaaacaaccacaaagacaacagaattacttcaaagagacacaaaacagtcacaaagagacacaaaaagatgcatgatgactacaaagagacacacaattatatatatatatatatatatatatatatatatatatatatatatatacacacatacacacacatatatatatatacacacacatacatacatataaaagAGAGACTCAAACACCGACAACAAAGAGgcgtctgtgtgtcttgcttctgtgaaggagaggtggtggggccttttgcatatctgtgcccagggacctattgtctcataatctgcccatggtGATCTGTTATTGTGGCATTCAAGTCTTCTGTCTCTTTTGTGTTTGCCTTCCTTCATAGAAGTATACCTTTACCCCTTCAGGCAGCACAGAGCTTCACAAAACTTTTGATAAAAGGACTtcttcacacagacagtgtggTGCAACAGCCTAATCTGGTTTGCATGTTATCCCTCATTTTGCATATCAATTTTAGCAGCTTTTCCCTTGAGTGTGTTTGACTTTCCTTCTTCCGTatcctccctccctttctccctcAGCTTTGGCCACTTCCTTtcactccatccatccatacatccTTACCAAATGCAGCTTGTCACCCTCCAGCCAGTGTGTCCAGCCTCGTCCTTCTTTCTCACCTCGCTGTACACACACCAGTTTGTCTCCTTCCCAGCTCACTGTAGTCTGCAAGAGCACAGCGATGACGTGTTAGTGTGTGCGATTAGTATGTAAAGCAGCTCACACGAGTCTTTGTGCGTTGCCAACAGGTTGCCATTAGTTCAAAACTCTTTTCTATTGCTTCCATGTGCTCATTTGTTTTGGCCACTGTAAGATAATGCTGCTAATTCAGATTCATGCACCAGTTTCCTTACTGGATTTGCAAACTGaggagttttttttccccactgtttTCTCACACACATCCCTCATTGTAGGTTCAAGCTGTGGTTGAAGCAGCAGGGGATGGTtacagcacaaaaacacagcagtagGTGGGTCAACTTTCCGCATACATTCcaaattaaaacacacaaagcaaaCTTGTGTAACAAGTTATGATACTGTATATTCAGTATCATCGAGCCTGTACGTGTGTCCAGACAGGATGCATGCTCAGAAAAACATATACcaacacacacctgacaggtgCGACCGTCCACCGGGCCCAGGTCTTCAGTGAACTCTTTTCCGATGGTGAAATCCATGTTGAAGTTCTTGAAGGTGGTGATGGTGCGGATCTTCATGGCTCCTGTGGCCGGGTCATGAGTGATCTCTTTGGTGGGCCTCAACAGACACACAATCTTCCTCAGGGCAAGATTAATATCTGAGAGGGGAGATAAGATTAATACAGCATGAGCTATACTTCAAGGTTGCTTTGTTAATAAGGGAGCTTTGTCTTGTCACACAGTGCAGACAGAGCGGATACTCCcctctgagagtgtgtgagtgtgtgtgagtgtatgttaGTGTGGGGTCATAGAAAGGACAAGGTGGTGATTTCATTTCACTAATGTGCAGCTGCAAAGGAAGATGATCCACATTATAAAATCAATGATTGGAGATTAAAAGATTATCTCACAGCAACAAAGTAATACaagtttttaaataaaagagCAACACAAGTGAATGTAcatgtaatggaggaggggttTAATAAATACAACTGATTTGTGTTCAAGAGTTACAGATGAGTAAAAGCTGCACCAATGCAACAAAGAGAGTCTTACCTAAAGCTTTGAGATACGATTCCATATTCTCCTGCTCCACCAGATCAAACGTGCCGGAGTAATTAGGTTTAGACATTTTGTTTCTTCCAAAACTCCACAAGAGCCGAaacctcttctttctctttctttttctcctcgaGTCAAGTCTGGCTCCGAGAGTTTTTATCTGATATCAGTTTCACTTACGCAACGCTTCTTGCACAATGCCTGGATTTTTTGGACGCGTAAAATGAGACTGTTGCGCGTTGTTTCTGCGCAGCAAGCTGGCGGCTCCTCTGTGGACGTCTTCTCGGGGTGGAGGCTGGTTTTTAATGCAACCGTTTCCAGGCAGCTGTGACTCACTGAGGCTCAGAGTTTTTCAGCAGCACCACATTCAGAAGGGGAGGTTCATTCATCTTTCCTAATGCCTTACTCGGAGGGATCAGTGACAGAGGCGGTGCTTCGGAGACCTCAAACATGTGGTGGGTGGGGTGAAGATATACTCAGCATGCATGTTAGGATTATGTGTGTTCATATACTGGGAGCTGACCAGTATGCAAACTGTCTCAGTGGAGTTATCTCACATGTGGAATAAGTACCGAGATCATTTACTTAAGTCAAAGAAGCAATACCACAGAAATATTATGAGTCATGCATTCAATTTGAGTACGAAAGTACTGAGtaagcatcaaaatatatttaaagcaTCAAAAGTTACAGTGCGAGGGGCCCATTTCAGAGCAAAGTGTATCATTTAAGTATAATTATTAATgtattaaaggaacacttcacccacaaaatgactagtTGTACATAAGTTCAGCTCCTTTCCCACAGCACAAAAAACCCCACTAACATCAGGCCTTTTAATTGGCATTCATAGTCACAGGTATTTGGGTTTTATTGGCATTGATGACAATACAACACCCAGATGCACGCGCTAATTTTAGCACCCAAAGCAGCACCCAAACATCGATCCAAATTTGTCTgactgagagtgagagagaatcAGTAGGTTAGAGTTatagaaaaaaagaagtaactgTCATAAAAAAATTCTTTTCGCATTTTCATTTCGTAAAATTTTCAGGGAAGGCTGTGTCTCAGAGGTAGAACGGGTCGTCCACTTATCAGAAGATCGGCGGATAGCTCCCAGGCTCCTCCAGCCTGCATGTCGAAGCATCTTTGGggagatactgaaccccagattgctctcggtggctgttccatcggtgtgtgagtgtttgtgaatgGTTACTCAGTTGCAGGTGGCAACATGTATGGCAtgctcggccaccagtgtgtgaacgtgtgtgtgagtgggtgaatgtgacatataGTAgtaagtgcagtccatttactggCCTCTATGCCCCTTTCTACTTTTTACTAACCTGGCCTGTCCGTGACGTTGAATATGACAgaccagaaaaacacacacacacacacgtactcaTCTCCTGCAGAGCTGTGCACACAGTGCTgatctactggcaatgggaaatgacTCTAAAGCCTTAACGGGTTTACCcgtgtttaaaaaacctgcgTACATGCACTAACTTTGGTGGAGAAGTTCTATTAGTCatgccatgttaccttgaatttgtgaagataaTGTTTTTCTATCATGTCTCTACGGAAAATGGCAAACATGTTGATTCATTGATTCACTGGGGACCACCTTTAACAACAGCTAAACTACATCAAAACTTCCTTTTACCCCAACttgtacagtataatccaagtttaATTTATCCAGTCACATGCTCCGTACTTCCCAAAAACATGTACTTCGCCAAAAGAAGCCTCCACATCAGAGTCTGGCCTTGaggagtttcactttcagttcacttttggttcagttttaaatagtaatgtttcaGTTAGGGTTCAGACTACCTCAAGACTAGAGGcgaagttttttgtttttttccagactTATGGAGACACTCTAATGTTTAAACCCTGGGCAGCTTGTGCATAAATACTGCTCCACCAAATTTCCCAGTGCTGCCTATACAGGCTGAGGGTccatctgttttgttgttgttgttgtttggggGCTCTAAAAACAACAGGATGTTCTAAAAACGTAATGGATGTGTCTGATTTAACATATTGCCCTAAACATCAGTGGTGTAGTAGAGACGATGTCACCACCAGCTCCAGCAGCAGTtagagttaaaagaaaaaaagctgaggttcgcagttcattcttgaccttggaaacagcaaAACACTGATAGGACTAAATCACTGTCTGAAATACTGATGTCATCAAACCTTTAACACCGTCAGACTGTCTGGTGTTTGTACTGAAACGACTTGTCAAACAGCGTGGGAATGAGAGCTGGTAACGGTCTTATCTGTGCTGACATTTGAGAAAGGTGAAAATTTCCATATGAAAAGTGGTTCAGGTATacgaaagagaaagaggagggacTAGTGAAGTAAAATTCCTGTGCtgaaaggaaaaagaaattgtcaaaaaaaatctggaagttaaaattaaaaacaatattccaaggtattttttttatttgtggttgAGTGACATGCATAAACGGAAATGCATAAATAACAGAAGATGAACATAAAAGTGAATCATTTATTGTGACATCTGTCTGTGTTATCATCAAAATGCCGGAAGTACAAttgactgaaaacattttgttttttgcaacaCTAAATATAAACACTTATGCTCATCTCCTGCTCCTGATGCacttctgtttatttatttgcatctgaatataaaatatacagtacaggccaaaagtttggacacaccttctcattcaatgcgttttctttattttcatgactatttacattgtagattctcactgaaggcatcaaaactatgaatgaacacatgtggagttatgtacttaacaaaaaaaggtgaaataactgaaaacatgtttta encodes the following:
- the rbp5 gene encoding retinol-binding protein 5, encoding MSKPNYSGTFDLVEQENMESYLKALDINLALRKIVCLLRPTKEITHDPATGAMKIRTITTFKNFNMDFTIGKEFTEDLGPVDGRTCQTTVSWEGDKLVCVQRGEKEGRGWTHWLEGDKLHLEMRVQGIVAKQVFKKAN